TCACTGAAGGGCCTTACTCGCCTACGCTCCGAAAGCCAAACAGATTCACACATCTCGAAACTTGAGGCATGCGTCGATCCCGGCGATGCTCTGCTCAGATCGACTTCGGGTTCTGTGTTCTGGCGAGCACAACGGCGGGAATGGCCCTTGTGGACCGACACCGAGCCTCCTGGCTCGGAGGCTCGCGAACGCCTCTGGCGATTCTGTGTCGCCACGTCCCTGGCATCGCATCGACTGGCGGCCGAGGGTGGCGACCCCGACCCTGAGGCTGTCGGTCGGGCTGGGTTGCTTCATCCGCTGGCACTCTGGGCCCTGGCAGCCGTCGCTCCCGATCGGCTCTCGGACTGGATGGCCACCGAACACGAGGGGGACCGGAAGCAGCTGGAGACCCGCTGGTTCGGCCGTCACTCCGCCGCCTTCGGGTTCCACCTCGCAACGCGTTGGGGATGTCCTCCCGAGTTGAGCGACGCCGTGCTGTTCGCGGGGCTGGCGACCGAGCCTCCCATCGAGGCCGCGCACGACCCGGTTCACCTGCGATGGGTGCGGCTTGGTCGAAGCTGGGCGATGCGGACCCCCTGGGCACTCCCCGGCCCTCATCTCGATCTCGATCCCACCCCCACCGACCTTCAACGGCGATGGCTCATGGCCGCAGTCCAGGCGCGATGTGCGGGAGGACTCGGTCAAGCCACCGAGCCGCTGCCCTCTCACCAGTTGCTCGGCGAGGTCCTGGATCAGCGTCTGAGGGCCGACCAACTCGACGCGGAGCTCGCCGAACTTACGGAACGCTTCCAAGCCGTCATCGCTCGTTGGGAACCTCCCGCTCCGGAACGACTTCCGCTGCACGCCTCCTCCACGCTCGACGCCATGGCCGAGTTCGCCGCCGGGGCCGCTCACGAGTTGAATAACCCACTGGCGATCATCGCGGGACGAGCTCAATTGCTCCAGGCTCGGACCTCGGATCCCGAACATCGGAGCGCGCTTCAGACGATCATCACGCAGGCAAGACGGGCTCATCAAATTCTCAGGGACCTGATCTACATTGCTCGACCTCCGGCCCCCAGAGAAATTCCTTGCGTGCCGGATCAGATCCTCCGGAGCGTTGTCGAGGATCTCACCACCGAGGCGTTGACTCGGAAAATCCGTCTGTCGTGTCGGACTCCAGAACCAGGCTCCACGGTTTCGACCGATCCAGAAGCACTTCGGCATCTGGCGGAGGCCCTGATCCGGAACGCCCTGGAGGCCACTTCCGAGGGAGGGCGAGTGCTCGTGGAGTCGCTGGGCGATCATCGAACCGTCGTCTGGACCGTGAAGGACCAGGGAATCGGGCTCGATGAGGATCGATCGGTTCACGTCCTCGATCCGTTTTACTGTGGCCGTCAGGCCGGGAGGGGACTAGGGCTTGGACTTCCTCGGGTGGCTCGTTTTCTTCAAGCGGTCGGGGGCTCTCTGTCCTGGCACGTCCCGGACGAGGGAGGAACCTTGACCCGAATCGAACTACCGATCGATCCGGAGCATTGGGCGGAACTGCCCGCTCAGCAACGGCTCGAACGGAGGGATGCGAGCTGAGCCCACTTACCGAGACCAGGACACCTCAGGCGATAAGGGTGCCCCACACCATCTGATCGGCAATCTCGTGGCAGTCCGAGCAAAGGAAGGTCACGTTCAAGGGTTCCTCATAACTCCAGTGGTGGCGTTGCAACCGCTGTCGTCTCCGACACCACGTACAGACCTTCGGCCGGGTGATCAATCCCAGCTGTTCCGCCAGCGCAGCCGCATACCTCGCGGATCGCGTCCGGTGGCGTCGCGGCTTGTCTGGATGAAGGCAGATGTCGAGATGACGGCGGAGCCGTTCGAACTTGGCGCGATGCCGATTCGGGCCTCGTTTCATCGTCGCAATCTCTCGAAGGAACCAAGGGGACTGCCAGAACGGCAACTGCGGTTCCCATCCCTTCGGCGGCGCTCCGTCCGAAGGACCTCCTGCGACCGACGATCCTATCGAGTTGTCACTTCAATTCTACGGCGTGTTTCAGGACAAGACCACCTCTTTTGGAAAAATAGGCAATTTGGCGAGCTGGGGGATCGCGGTCTATTGACCTCATCCCCCAGGCTTCGGCGCAATCGTTTAAGCAACGTCGGAGGCCATTCATTCCATGAAGGCACCTATACGTTCTTGAGCCATCATGTCAAGGTGGGGGCGGAAAGGTAGCGTTCCCGGGCGATCAACGAGGCCCCGAGGACCCCGGCGTCGTCTCCGAGTTCGGCCTGTTCGATGTGGACGCGGCGGTCGGGGTCGGCCATCGCCTGGCCTCGGGCTGCGTTACGGACCAGCTCGACGAAGGGAGAACCGAGTGCCTCAGTCACGCCGCCTCCGATGATGACGATCTCGGGACCGAGAACGTTGATCAGGCCGCCGAGGGCCAGGCCGATGAATCGCGCGGCCCGCTCGACCTCGTGTACGGCGACGGGATCACCAGAGCGATAGGCGTTGGAGAGTTCCTTGCTCTTGAGCCGAGAGTTCTTGTTGCGGACAACGTCTCGCAGCGGGGTTGAGGCACCTTTCTTGATGGCCTTGTGGATGCGTCGGGTGATGGCGGTCCGGCTGGCGACGGCTTCGAGGCAACCGCGACGGCCGCAACCACACTTGGGACCATTCGCCTTGACGATCAGGTGGCCGATCTCGCCGGCGTTGTTCGTGACTCCGGAGACAATCGCCCCGTCTCGGATCAAGCAGCCACCGATTCCGGTCCCGATGAAGGCGGCCACGATGTCGCGATAGCCTCGCCCCGCGCCGAGCTTGAATTCGCCATAGCCGCCGACGCGGACATCGTTCTGAACCGCGACGGGAACGCCGAAGGCCTGGTGGAGGGTGTCCTTCAAGGGGAAATCGACGACATTGAGATTCGGACTGGATCGGATGACACCCGCCTCGACATCAAGGGGACCGGGCGAACCGATCCCCAGTGCAGCGATGTCGGAGGGCTCCAGACCGGCAGCGGCCAGGGCGTTGCGTCCGGCTTCGATCAGGGCGTCTTGAAGTGCGGCCCCACCTTCACGGGCGGGGGTTACTTCCTTGGCCCGCCCGAGAATCCGGTGCTCGGCGTCTACCACTCCGGCCAGGATCTTGGTTCCCCCAAGGTCGATTCCCAGGACCAGCGGCCCTTCGGTGTGCGTTGTCATCGTTTCCGCTCCGTGGTTGCTCGTTGGCCCCGCATCGCGACATCGCGGTGTCTTAACCTGATGAAGTACCAGGGTCGGGCACTTCGGGAAAGTGGCCACCCCGGTTCCGGTTCAATTGCTGAATTCATCATCGAGTTGAAACCTGATCTGATGGGCCAGGTCCTGCGCGAGTCGAACGCGATCGGCGGGAACCACAATCCCGTGAGCGGCAATCTGGTCGAGGCACTCGACAATCCGGCCGCGTGATCGCATCCCGAGTTCCCTGGTCATCCATCGAGCCAGCGATTCCAGGGCGTAATCGTTGTCGACCGGAGGGTCAAGGGCCATGACCACCCAGGCGACGAAGGCATACCGATCGTCAAGGTTGAGCCGCGAAACGGGCGGCGCGGTACTCGAAGGATCGGCGTTTCGCCACCGCATGAGATCCTTCCATCGCGCGTCGGACGTTTTTCCTTCCCAGTGAAATTCGGTCAGGGCAACGACACACTGCCAGCGAATGGTCGCAAGCTCGGAAAGGCCGAGCGACAGCTCACTTGGCGAAACGAGTGGGTCATCCGGGTCGGGCTCCGGGAGTAACGGGGGCAGATGCTCTTCTCGAATGGAGAGCGCCGATTCGCTCGGCTTGCGTTGAAACAACCAGGCCTCGATGTACGACCGAGTCCGGAGGTCCTTCAGCGGGGCCATCGGGATGAGCTGGGCGAACCCTTCGCGGAGGTCAAACGCATGAGACTCGCAAGGTGGAGCAGACCACCATGCAAGAGACCTGAGCGTCCAGAGTTCGGCGGAGTATTCCGGTACGATGACCGCGAGCCTCGGTCCATCGCAGGCGTTCAGGAGGACCTCGAAGAATCGATCCGTAAATTCTCCCTTATCCAGGGAGAGAGTCCAACGGCGAGCGACCTCGATCGATCGGGCGGGCCGAACGGCATGGAGGTCACGACCGAGATCCTCAACGAGGGTCGATGCCAGGCGAGGATGGCGAAGCAGCGCGGCCCGGAGACTCCAGGCGGCATTCAAATCCGCCGTGATGCGGGTGGTTTCGGCAACGATCAATGACGCAAGTCCGGCATGCCGAAGGTGCTGATCAAGCCCTGGGCTCAATCCAAGCCACTCGAAAACCTGGTCTTGGGACTCGATCCAGAGCGCCGGATCGGGAAGAAACTGCAGGAGGAGATCCGCGATCGGCTTCACGAGCAGTTCAATCCCTGCCGCGCCTGGGTCAAAGGCTCCGGGCCAGCAGCGCCCGCATCGCTCCAGAATCGGCCGAGCGGGTTGAAACTGCTCCTCGGCCAGACGATCAATCATCAGGTCGAGCAAGGGAGCTCGGTCCGTTGCGGGAAGTCGGCGAAGAAGAGACTCTTCGGGCAGGAGGTCCCCCTCGTCAAGGAAACGGACAAGGTGCTGGGCATCGTCGCTCAAGGCGATCGAGGCCGGAGTGAAGGGAATTCGGGCACGAGCGGATGCCAGCCACGCAGAAAGGGTCATCGGCGCCTGGCGGAGGCTCAATGCGAGGTCGAGTGGCGAACCGATACGTTGAAGATAGCGCTCGGCCCAGATCGGCTCGATGGCCGCCCGGTCCGTCTCTGGAAGCCCGAGTACGAGGTGTTCGATCGCCCAGGGAAACGCGTCGGGGTTCGCGTCGTCACGGTCGGCCACTTCGAGAAGACTTTCGGCCAGAACCGGGAGCAACCTGGGAGGGATGCGATCGCGGAGTGTTTCACCTTGGTCCCGGAGATGGTCCTCCGCAATGAGACGAATCAGGGCGGAGGCGATCCACTCCCCCTGCCCCTCGACACGTCGCTCCAGCGCCCAGGTTTCGAATCGAGCACGGGCGTCGAGGTCGGCTGGTTCCATTTGATCCGCAAGCAGCGAGGAAATGGACGCGGTTTTTCCAAGGCGCCCGGCCTCGTCGGCGATGAGGTCGAGAACGATTGGCAGGGTCTCGCCGAAGCGCATGGCCTGGTGCAGAACGTGTTCGAAGGCTTTCGTTTGGCCTCGATCCAGCACCAGTCCGACGGCGTTTCGGGCCTGGAGCGGCAGGAGGACACGAGGATCGATCGTCGATCGACGTTCCATCCAGTTGAGGGCAAACTGACCGAAATCCGAGGGCACGGTTCGAATCAGCCCGTCCAGGAATCGAGCGAGGAGTTCCGTGGACGTGATCCGCTGGACGATTGCGTTGAGCCGCTGCTCACGATGGATCGAGGACTCGCGGACCCAGAAATACGCGGTGATCGCTCCCCAGAGGGTTGCTTCGGTTGTGGTTCTGTCGACCCAGGTTTCAGAAGAGAGGAGCAGGAGCCAGAAGGCATCGCGTGCGGAAGGGTCGCGGCTGGCGTCTCGCACCAGGGGACGCCACCAGTCGGGTTGGCGAGCTTCGGGAAATTCTGCCGAGAGGCCGACCTGCACGGTCCATGCAACCTGTCGGGCAAACGCTTGCCATTGCGCCGGCGTTGTAGGAGGTGCAACGGGTGATCGAGCAGCTTCGGCCAGCCCGATCAGGGCATCAAGCCAGGCGTCGGACCAGAGGACCGAGGGATCGTACGGGCGTTGAGCTTGTCGCGCTCGGGAATCGGTCAGGGTCCAGTTCTCGACGCTTCGCGGGTCGTGAGACAAAAACCAGGAGGCCAGAGAGCGCGCCCAGTTTGGAGGCGTGGGTGAGGTCGAGTCGTTCCGATCCGTCGTGAGATCCACCACCGGGCCAAGGCTGGCGAGCAAGCTACGGGTGTTCTGAGTGGCGGGGACGGTTCCGTGAATCCGGAAGCCGCTGAGTTCCTCGGGTCGGTCGTGATAGGTCGAGAAGGTCAGCTCGGTGCGGAGTACGGCAGGAAACGCAAAGGTCAGGGCGGCAATACGGGGCCCCAGGCGATGCGGGTCATCCATCAGAACGAGCGTGCGACCGGTCCGAACTGCCTCGGCCACCCGAGCGAGTAAGGCGGCCAGTGTTTCGGAATCAAGGTCGAGCAGCGGGGCAACGTGAGGCAGGTCGGGGGAAGTGATCAGATCGTCGGGACCAAGAGAGAGATCGTCGGGCCGACGGCCTCGGCTAGGTTCGGGGTCCGAGCGTCGCCAGCAGGGTTGGCCGTAGAGGCCGGCAGGCCAGCAGGCAATCGACTCAAATTCCGAAGGGTCCAGGCGAAGGCCATGAGCGAAGTAGCCTCCAGGGCGCCCCCACTGGCCGCGCTCCGTTTCGTATTCTCGGGAACGAGGTTCGAGCCAGGCCACTTCCGTGAGGGTCCCAACGCGACGGTAGCGAAGGGTTCCGGGGGCGAGTTGCTTCCCGTTAGAGCCGGGCAGGAAGGGCCGTAGCGCGAGGTGTCGCACATCTCCCGAGGGAGGATAGCCGGAACCGAGCCGCTTGATCTGAAAACCGTTGCTCGCGCCGAGGCCGTAACCAATCGGGCATTGTGTGTAGTAGATCTGCTCCATCCGGCCCCGGCCCCATCGACTCGTCTCACAGGTGAGGACACGCTCCATCATAACCGATTCGACGCGTCCTCGTGACGAGGCTGGGTGTTCGGGAAAAGATCATCCCAGGCAAGCAACGCGGAAGGCCCCAGTGAGACCAAGTACGATCACTCGAATCGGGATTTCCCACGAGCGGAAGAGGTCCGAGCCGGTGATGCCGAAGGTGCCTCGGGGGTCTTGATGACCTGGGGAATCAACTCATCAACCGTGACATCCCAGTTCATCTGACCAATCGCCACGACGGCCTTGTTCTTCCGGGCTTCGATCCGGACGACCCGACCGGGGCGATCGTAACCCAGCCGAGGCACGACGACGCGATCTCCCGGCTGGAGCCGGGCGCGGGCCTCGGCAAGTCGGGCATCTTGTTCGGCCTGGGACTGGAGGTCGGCGAGTTTCTGGGAGAGGGCAGCGCGGGTTCGTTCAGCCTCGGCCTGCTGAGCCATCGCCTCCTGACGGGCCTGCTCGGCCTCGAATCGGAGGCGTTGCACGACCTCCCATTCGGGGGAGCCCTGCCCTTCGTCTCGGGACCGTTCGATGTAGCGAGCGGCACGATCGACGAGATGAGCGGGCATGGCCAGGCGTCGAGCAATCTGCAAGGCGTTGGACGCGCCAATGTCGCCGATGTGGACACGATAGCGAGGTCGAAGCGTTTCGATGTCGAACTCGACGGCGGCGTTCTCGGCGTGAGGGTTGGAGAAGGCGTAGGTCTTCAGGTCGCCGATGTGGGTGGTCACAATCGCTCGGCAGCCGATCTGGTCGATTTCGTCGAGAATGGCACGCCCGAGGGCGGCCCCTTCGGCCGGATCGGTGCCGGCGCCCAGTTCGTCCAGCAAGATCAGTGAGCGTTCGGTGGCTCGAGAGAAAATTTCCGTGATCCGGCGGACGTGCGAGGAGAAGGTCGAGAGGGATTGCTCCAGGCTTTGCTCGTCGCCAATGTCGGCCAGTACGTCATCGAGCAGGGAAAGCTGCGAGCCCTGATTGGCCGGAATGTGCAGGCCGCACTGGGCCATGATCGCCAGCAAACCGACGGTCTTGATCGCCACCGTCTTGCCGCCGGTGTTCGGCCCGGTGATCACGAGGATGTTGAACTGAAAGCCAAGATGGACGTCGATGGGAACGACCGATCGGGACGGGAAGTCGGGGCGGGATCGACTGGAATCGGACGGGAGGGACAACGAATCGCCCGGCTGAAGGGCTGGTGACGATTCGCTGCGTTCTCGTCTGCGTTGTTCGAGGGGACG
The Tautonia marina DNA segment above includes these coding regions:
- a CDS encoding GAP1-M domain-containing protein produces the protein MMERVLTCETSRWGRGRMEQIYYTQCPIGYGLGASNGFQIKRLGSGYPPSGDVRHLALRPFLPGSNGKQLAPGTLRYRRVGTLTEVAWLEPRSREYETERGQWGRPGGYFAHGLRLDPSEFESIACWPAGLYGQPCWRRSDPEPSRGRRPDDLSLGPDDLITSPDLPHVAPLLDLDSETLAALLARVAEAVRTGRTLVLMDDPHRLGPRIAALTFAFPAVLRTELTFSTYHDRPEELSGFRIHGTVPATQNTRSLLASLGPVVDLTTDRNDSTSPTPPNWARSLASWFLSHDPRSVENWTLTDSRARQAQRPYDPSVLWSDAWLDALIGLAEAARSPVAPPTTPAQWQAFARQVAWTVQVGLSAEFPEARQPDWWRPLVRDASRDPSARDAFWLLLLSSETWVDRTTTEATLWGAITAYFWVRESSIHREQRLNAIVQRITSTELLARFLDGLIRTVPSDFGQFALNWMERRSTIDPRVLLPLQARNAVGLVLDRGQTKAFEHVLHQAMRFGETLPIVLDLIADEAGRLGKTASISSLLADQMEPADLDARARFETWALERRVEGQGEWIASALIRLIAEDHLRDQGETLRDRIPPRLLPVLAESLLEVADRDDANPDAFPWAIEHLVLGLPETDRAAIEPIWAERYLQRIGSPLDLALSLRQAPMTLSAWLASARARIPFTPASIALSDDAQHLVRFLDEGDLLPEESLLRRLPATDRAPLLDLMIDRLAEEQFQPARPILERCGRCWPGAFDPGAAGIELLVKPIADLLLQFLPDPALWIESQDQVFEWLGLSPGLDQHLRHAGLASLIVAETTRITADLNAAWSLRAALLRHPRLASTLVEDLGRDLHAVRPARSIEVARRWTLSLDKGEFTDRFFEVLLNACDGPRLAVIVPEYSAELWTLRSLAWWSAPPCESHAFDLREGFAQLIPMAPLKDLRTRSYIEAWLFQRKPSESALSIREEHLPPLLPEPDPDDPLVSPSELSLGLSELATIRWQCVVALTEFHWEGKTSDARWKDLMRWRNADPSSTAPPVSRLNLDDRYAFVAWVVMALDPPVDNDYALESLARWMTRELGMRSRGRIVECLDQIAAHGIVVPADRVRLAQDLAHQIRFQLDDEFSN
- a CDS encoding histidine kinase dimerization/phospho-acceptor domain-containing protein — encoded protein: MWTDTEPPGSEARERLWRFCVATSLASHRLAAEGGDPDPEAVGRAGLLHPLALWALAAVAPDRLSDWMATEHEGDRKQLETRWFGRHSAAFGFHLATRWGCPPELSDAVLFAGLATEPPIEAAHDPVHLRWVRLGRSWAMRTPWALPGPHLDLDPTPTDLQRRWLMAAVQARCAGGLGQATEPLPSHQLLGEVLDQRLRADQLDAELAELTERFQAVIARWEPPAPERLPLHASSTLDAMAEFAAGAAHELNNPLAIIAGRAQLLQARTSDPEHRSALQTIITQARRAHQILRDLIYIARPPAPREIPCVPDQILRSVVEDLTTEALTRKIRLSCRTPEPGSTVSTDPEALRHLAEALIRNALEATSEGGRVLVESLGDHRTVVWTVKDQGIGLDEDRSVHVLDPFYCGRQAGRGLGLGLPRVARFLQAVGGSLSWHVPDEGGTLTRIELPIDPEHWAELPAQQRLERRDAS
- a CDS encoding ROK family protein, with translation MTTHTEGPLVLGIDLGGTKILAGVVDAEHRILGRAKEVTPAREGGAALQDALIEAGRNALAAAGLEPSDIAALGIGSPGPLDVEAGVIRSSPNLNVVDFPLKDTLHQAFGVPVAVQNDVRVGGYGEFKLGAGRGYRDIVAAFIGTGIGGCLIRDGAIVSGVTNNAGEIGHLIVKANGPKCGCGRRGCLEAVASRTAITRRIHKAIKKGASTPLRDVVRNKNSRLKSKELSNAYRSGDPVAVHEVERAARFIGLALGGLINVLGPEIVIIGGGVTEALGSPFVELVRNAARGQAMADPDRRVHIEQAELGDDAGVLGASLIARERYLSAPTLT